A genomic segment from Spinacia oleracea cultivar Varoflay chromosome 3, BTI_SOV_V1, whole genome shotgun sequence encodes:
- the LOC130469612 gene encoding protein FAR-RED ELONGATED HYPOCOTYL 3-like has product MVIGTTIDQENDYYKSYGRQEGFGVVRSGASGPGEGPSKVLTTATWTCDCFGEPDKRHRRPVQPKRFLNQTNLKNPRKSRKCGCKALMYAGVTDGQWVVRKGRTRAHKPPPYTKQMSRKRNGFEELQLTLKDMHNLFAKKRKSETADGYAQAMDDYFNKMQQCNQDFYHVRRLDAEGYSKDVLWIDARSRATYKDFGDAVCFDATYLDNKFNLPFANFVGINHHGKRILLGSALISHENTETYTWKEKYEELKAELLNVIYDSLGPNEFEQRWKEFMERFKLQNEKWLLNMYDEHHMWVPAYMRDIFWTGMKTAQRVESINSFFDVYLHKSTTSLEFATKYMTAMEDRCRTEAEADASQSVERVFQRVYTDGKFVDVQKQCQRIAYCNGRKECDLSETVVEHIIEDKHTLKVYDLHMVTDVPKKYILDRWRHDIPRKHMRIKVAYHDPSKTIEVRRYVYN; this is encoded by the exons ATGGTGATAGGTACCACCATAGATCAGGAAAATGATTACTACAAAAGTTATGGAAGGCAAGAAGGGTTTGGGGTTGTCCGTTCTGGTGCTAGTGGTCCAGGAGAGGGTCCGAGTAAGGTTCTAACAACTGCCACATGGACATGTGATTGCTTTGGTGAACCAGATAAACGGCATAGAAGGCCCGTACAACCTAAAAGGTTTCTGAATCAAACAAATTTGAAAAACCCGAGAAAGTCTAGGAAATGTGGATGTAAGGCTCTCATGTATGCTGGTGTTACAGATGGTCAATGGGTAGTTAGAAAAGGTCGTACTAGAGCACACAAACCACCACcctacaccaa ACAAATGTCTCGGAAAAGAAATGGTTTTGAGGAACTTCAATTAACCTTAAAGGATATGCACAATTTGTTtgcaaaaaagagaaaatcagaaACAGCCGATGGATATGCACAAGCGATGGACGATTATTTCAACAAAATGCAACAATGTAATCAGGACTTTTACCATGTTCGTAGACTTGATGCGGAAGGATATTCGAAGGACGTGTTATGGATTGATGCTAGAAGTAGAGCGACATACAAGGACTTTGGTGATGCAGTTTGTTTCGATGCAACCTACCTCGATAACAAATTTAACCTACCATTCGCTAACTTCGTCGGTATCAATCACCATGGCAAGAGAATTTTGTTAGGCTCCGCTTTGATTTCTCATGAAAACACAGAAACTTATACTTGG AAGGAGAAGTATGAAGAACTGAAAGCAGAACTCTTAAATGTGATTTATGATAGTCTCGGGCCTAATGAATTTGAGCAGAGGTGGAAGGAATTTATGGAAAGGTTCAAGCTCCAAAATGAAAAGTGGTTACTGAATATGTACGATGAACATCATATGTGGGTTCCTGCTTACATGAGAGATATATTTTGGACAGGCATGAAAACAGCGCAACGGGTTGAGAGCATAAATAGTTTTTTTGATGTATATCTTCATAAGAGCACAACGTCGTTAGAATTTGCTACGAAATACATGACTGCAATGGAGGATCGATGTCGTACTGAGGCGGAAGCGGATGCATCCCAATCC GTGGAGAGGGTGTTTCAACGGGTGTACACGGATGGGAAGTTCGTAGATGTGCAAAAACAGTGCCAACGAATCGCATACTGTAATGGAAGGAAGGAGTGTGATTTGTCAGAAACCGTTGTAGAGCACATCATTGAGGAcaaa CATACCCTTAAGGTATATGATTTACATATGGTAACTGATGTACCTAAAAAGTACATATTGGACCGGTGGCGACATGATATTCCTAGGAAGCACATGAGAATCAAGGTTGCGTATCATGATCCTTCTAAGACTATTGAAGTTCGGAGGTATGTGTATAACTGA